Below is a window of Ananas comosus cultivar F153 linkage group 9, ASM154086v1, whole genome shotgun sequence DNA.
GTTTTCTATTTACATGCTCTActttatcatcatcatcctaCGGTATGATTCGTAAGGTATATAACATCTTATTCATCTAATTATTCTATTTTGACGGCTAAGGCGGTGGAGTGAGGAGTACAACGAGAATGAGACTGGGGaattgcaaaattaaaatttttgtagaaaatagtcGATGACGTTATTAATACCAGGGAGGAAGAGATGGCGACGatcctgccgccgccgccgcgggcgaGGCGGCGCGCGGCCTCGCGGCAGCAGAGGAAGGCGCCGCGGGCGTTGACGGCGAAGATGGCGTCCCAGTCCCCGACCTCCGTCTCCGCCACCGTCGGATACGTGGAGTCGATCAACCCCGCGCACGCCACCAGCACGTGCGCGGGGCGCCCGAACGCGGCCTCCGCCCCGTCGAagagcgccgccaccgccgccgggTCCGACACGTCCGAGGAGCTCGGCCTGGGCGGGGCTGGAGGAGTAGCCGAGGACGACGTCGGCGCCGAGCGACGCGAGGTGCGCCGCGATGGCGCGCCCGATCCCGCGCGACGCGCCCGTCACGATCGCCGTGCGCCCCGCCAGCGGGAGCGCccgcggcggcgtcgtcgtcgtcggcgtcggcgccggcTCCGGCgccgcggcgtcggcggaggaggaggaggccatGGAGGGTTCGCGAGGGGGGTTTAGGGATTTGGGAGGGCGACGACGAGTGTTGTTGACGATGAATCGAAACGGGGGTTTTTAGCTACtcgagagagaaaaagaaagaggggtGGATATTTATCGGGGCGGAGAGGAGTAGATTTACGATTCTGCCCTTACCGTTTGGGCGTGTGCCAGTGTTAATTTTGGGTGATTTGAAGATGGGGGTagtctttcttttttaattaattaattattatagtttagttatttattttaggGAGCTTATTTACATGTGTGGTGGCGACTTTGCTTTGTAATCCAAACGCAAGGGGTGACATCATCGGTCATCATGTCAACGGTCTTCggtgtttattattattatttttattattattattattattatatagatatattttttttataaaaaggaCAGATACATCTGGTGGGAAGTAATGATCTGCTATAGCACAGCTTTCAAATTCACAATCTATTCCATTAGgcataatttatattattaaaactatttaaaaattaaattatataattttttgatattatttaattagtaattaaaaaattacagaattgataattttaataattaatgtgatgtatttatgaaatttatggtataaaataatttaaatctgatgaaatttttataaaaatttattttactgtttagagtaaaatcaatacctttgatcttaaagttaaattttttataattattttttatgaaatttttattttcaatcgtttatttttaaactattcgtttgataggtaaataatattgaaaaattataaaattatcgatcgtctctagcgcaagtggccaagggcttggtagttggtattcgagatcccaagttcgaattctagttgattcatattttcagctaagtttatttctaaatgaaataaacgaaatggatagc
It encodes the following:
- the LOC109715099 gene encoding LOW QUALITY PROTEIN: short-chain type dehydrogenase/reductase-like (The sequence of the model RefSeq protein was modified relative to this genomic sequence to represent the inferred CDS: inserted 2 bases in 1 codon); translation: MASSSSADAAAPEPAPTPTTTTPPRALPLAGRTAIVTGASRGIGRAIAAHLASLGADVVLGYSSSPAQAELLXDVSDPAAVAALFDGAEAAFGRPAHVLVACAGLIDSTYPTVAETEVGDWDAIFAVNARGAFLCCREAARRLARGGGGRIVAISSSLVGALSPGYAAYTASKAAVETMIRIMAKELKGTMITANCVAPGPVATELFYAGKSEEAVQRLAAANPMGRIGEPTDIGPVVGFLCSDDAAWVNGQVIRANGGYV